The genome window AAGCACGGTTATCTTATCGTCAAGTATTCACCAGAAAGGAAACTTTTTATGGCAAAGCATTTAAATCCATTGGAAAAGGAGTTCTTGATTCGTAAGTTCAAGGGAAACTCCAAAGTTAAGCTCGGTGATTTCTGCAGGGCAAACAATGTCTCGGAAACTTCTTTTAAGAAGTGGCTGAAGCAATATGAAGAAGCAGGCATAGAGGGGTTGGCTCGTGCTGATGCTGAGATTGGGAACATACTTCCTGAGGGCATTGACAAAACCAAGGAGGGGTATAAGCGAGAAATCCTACGCTTGCGTATTGAGAATGAACGGCTCAAAAAAAAATATCTGGTGAGGCAGAACGAGGATGGGCAAACGGAGTATGTTCGTTTAAAAATGAAGAGTTCAAAATAGTGGACATGCTATCGCACGAGTATCCTGTCAAGGATATCTGCAAGATGATGGGAGTAAGTCGGTCGGGGTATTACAAGTGGCTTAGAAGAGAGCCTTCATCCCGTGAGATCAATCGTGAGTTCATGGTGGGTGTGGTTGAGGACATACACTCGGAACACCCAACACATGGCTACAGGTGGGTGGCGGCGTACATAAGAATCAATTTACAGTTGAGTATCAGCGACAATTTCTCTTATAAATGCTTCCAATATCTTGGTATTCAGTCACAAACGAGACACAAGATACATTACAAACCACGTAAGGTAAAGGATAAGTACCCCAACCTCATTTATTCCACGTGGGACACGGTAGACAGACCTCGACAAGTTATCGTCTCTGACATGACAGTCATCAAATACTCTTGGTTCTTCTTTGAGTTGACCATGTATTTCGATGTCTTTACGAAAGAAATCCTAACGTGGCATGTGGCTGAGAGACGTGGACATAGAGACCAGTACATTGATGGGCTAAATGATGTCATCAACCTGTTGAAGGGCACAGATGAGCCAACTGTTCTTCATACGGACCAAGGTAGCGTGTATGCTTCACTCGCCTATAATGAGCTGATAAAGGACACGTTGATTGTGAGGTCTATGTCCAGGGCAGGAAAGCCTACAGACAACCCTGTGAACGAATCCCTCAACGGATGGATAAAAGAGGAATTGTTCATAGACTTCAAGATTGAGACATGTAATTCAAGAGAGGAGTTCGAGGAGGCCTTGGACGCATACGTGGATTATTACAATGAGAAAAGACCATGTTGTGCTATCGGCTATGATACGCCAAATAATTACAGGAAGAGGTTTTATAAAGGGGAGCTTCCAAGAAAGGACACTTTTGGGAAGCGAGAGGCTAATGCTACACCGAAGTTCGTCACAGAACGGAAGAAAATGGCTGGAAATGAGAAAAATAAAGAATAATGTTCACTTTTATAAAGAAAAACTTGCAAATATGGATGAGATTGTCTACTTTTGCAAATGAAAAGGAACGAAATTTGATAGATATGTGTACTTTTAAAAATATAAATAATTAATAATCATTTTTTGTGTCCACTTTGGGGAACTGCTACACTTGATCGCCCTTCTCGCCTTTCTCGCCCTGAGGACCACGAGCCAAGTTGTCTGTCTTTTTACCATTCTCATACCAGTAACCATCGGCACCGATAGTCCATGCAGTACCAGGAGCGCCATCCTTACCATTTGAAATAGTGACTGATTTTCCATCACTGAGCTTTACAGTAATACCATCACTAGTTTCTGTTACTCCGGTAACAAGACCACCACCCTTAATCAAATTCTGAATGGTCTCAATTGCTTTTGCATTAGAATCAATCTGCTGTTGCAAATTACTAATGTCATCATCGTAGTCCTTACAAGAAGTAAATGTGCTTACCGAGGCAATTGTCAATGCACCCATAAGCAGCGCGCTAAAATACTTTCTTTTCATACGGTAATAATTTATAAAGTTATACGATTTTCCTAGCCTTTCGGCAGGAAGTTATTAATTAATTCTCTATATCGAATTAAGAGTTCCGTTTGATGAAAAGAGTCTGCACTCTTAGAAAAGTTCTTCGTTCTCTTTCAAAGGTCCTCTTAGAAAAGTTATTTTATCGTTCTTATATATCGTGTGGCTTTTTATCGCCACTCAGTTCTTATTGTTTTTGTGATATCTCCAGCCAGGAGATTTTTCATGTTGCAAATATAAGTATATTTTTCGAAACTTGCAAGTTTTTGAGCATTTTTTTTTCAAAAAAGGCTAATTTTCTTATGTTTTTTATAAAATAGCCCCCATTTTGGGCTTCTAACCCGTCCATTTTCCCTGTTTTCCTCCATTTTGCCGATATAAAACCTACACCTTATTATATATAGGGGAGATTGGCGGTCCTACACCTTATTATATATAGGAGCTTCATACAATTCGGAGGTTGGGTGCTAAAGAATAGGAAAGAGATAAAAAACAAAGCGATATTTTTAGAAACTTTTCTCCACTGACAAAACGTGATTCTATGATCAGATTTGGCATTATTAAATATAAATATGTTAAAGAATCCACTTTAGAATGATTTTTCTTGCTAAAAAGTTTGTATTGTCAATGATTATTCGTACTTTTGCAGCAACAGAATCCGCCACGCTTCCCATTAGAACAGCGAACCAGGGCGGGTCTTTTGCTTTTTATGAGTACATTAAGATTATACACTAAGCAGGCTCTTTCTATTTCAGAACAAATAGAACTACTAAAAAGTAGAGGCTTAAATATTGCTGATTCATCCAAGACTGCAAAATTTCTTGGAGAGGTCAGTTATTTTCGTTTTGTTCAATACCTTCGTCCAATGGAGGCAGATAAAACTTCACATCAATTTAAGCTTAATAGTAGATTTGAAGATGCCGTAGCTCTCTACAACTTTGATATGGAGTTGAGAGACTTGATGTTCAAAGCTATCCACCGATTAGAGATAGCTTTGCGCACAAAAATTATACAAGAGTTCTCATTGGAACATGGACCATTTTGGTTCTTTGATACAAGCCTTGCTGATGACGAACATAAGTTTATTGAGAATATGAACTCCATAGACAGAGAGCTTCAACGTAGTAAAGAGGACTTTATCAAGGAGCATAGGCGCAACTATGACAAGCCAATTTTCCCACCAGCATGGAAAACTCTTGAACTGGCATCTTTCGGTACGCTTTCAAAACTCTATTACAATTTCTGTGACAAGAAATTGAAGAAGCGTGTAGCTCGTCAGTTCAATCTTCCTCAGCATGAGGTATTGGAAAGCTGGATGCGTAGCGTAACTGTCTTGAGAAACTGTTGCGCTCACCACTCACGCCTCTGGAACCGTTATCTTTCTACAGCTCCTCAAATGAGCGCTTCTTTACGTGGTGCATGGGTGAACATAGAAGGTGTAGATGCAAACAAAGTATATGCTATAGCCTGTTGTATTGCATATTGGCTTGATTCCATGGGATACGGCTTGGACTTCAAGAACAAGCTCAAATCCTTACTCGCTTCTTATTCACAGGTAGATCCGACAGCTATGGGTTTTCCTGAAAATTGGATTTCCGAGCCCCTATGGAGATAACTTTACAGACTCAAAAACAAGTTAGTCTGTCGGCAGTGAACTTTTCACTATCGACTGCTTTTTAATTAACGGCCCTACACCTTATTATATATAGGAGCTTCATACAATTCGGAGGTTGGGTGCTTAAGAATAGGAAAGAAGTATAATATTTCAAAGAGGGTGTGTCATCAGTCCATGACGCACTTTCTTTTACCTTTAATAAAGGCTGGACAGTAAGCCCCGAGCGCCTAACAGACTAGCGAGTCGTATTACACCAAGCCGCCTCATTCTGATAACTCAAGTGCTTCATTCAGCTAACAGAGCTACTTCGTTCAGCCAACGCAGCCATATTATTCAGCCAATGAAATTGACTCTTCCACCCAACGAAGTCGAATCTTTAACCCAGCGCAGTCGAATCTTCCGCCCAGCGCAGTCGTATCTTTAACCCAACGCAGTCATATCTATCGACTCAATGAAACGTATGAACTTGTTAAATGACGTACATGATTTCATCTACTTACTTAAACAGGCTGCCCATTATACCTTATCATATATACTGGCATTGATGTGAATATCGGAAAAAGCTTTGGGTAATCCAGAGATTAATCGTAACTTTGTTGGCTGTTTACTAATTTGTTATACAACAAAGCACTTCATTCAACATAATATTCACATAAAAATGATACTAAGAATAGAAATTCCACAGGAACTTATTCGGCAAGATGCAGAAATCGTCATCAAAGTAAACAACAGAAACAATGCACTGGGATATGTCATAGAGAATGGTAGCGAACATGATGCGCTGCAAATAGCCAAAGAAGATACGAATGTCTGTCCGATGCTGAGCGAATATGTCAGGGAACTCACCCAGCGATTCTACAAGAATGGCAAATACCGGTCTGCCGATATATATATGTGCACCTTGCGCAGTTTCATGAGATTCCGGAAAGAGAAAGACCTGCTGATTAGCCAACTCGACAGCCTCATCATGGAAGATTACGAGAGTTATCTGAGAAAGAACGGTCTCACGCTGAATACCATCTCTTTTTACATGAAGCGTCTCCGAGCTATCTACAACAAAGCCCTGGAGCAATATGGGCTGGAAGACCGCAAACCCTTCGCCCACTCTTTCACCAAGAACCCTCCGACTGCCAAAAGAGCACTTACAGCGGAAAACATCCATCAGATAGTCGCTGCAACAACCGTCACCGAGGAGGAAACGCTGGCGAGAGATCTATTCCTCTTCAGTTTCTATACCCGAGGCATGTCGTTCGTAGATATCGCCTTTCTTGAAAAGGGAAGCATCAAGGACGGGCAACTTATATACAAGAGAAAGAAAACGGGTAAAGAACTGAGAGTAGCATGGCGCCCCTGCATGCAAGAGATTGCAGACCGCCACCCTTCACTCGACGGCAAACATCTGCTGGGCATTGTTAACCAGAATATAGTCACCGATGTCAGGAAACAGTATCACTACCGCCAATGTAGGGTGAACAAGGCATTGCAGAAGTTTGCCCGGCGCATCGGCATGCCGATGAAAGTAACGATGTACTGCGCCCGTCACTCCTGGGCTACCATCGCCAAGGAGAAGAACATCCCCATCAGCGTGATAAGTGACAGCATGGGGCACAACTCAGAGAAAATCACGCGCATCTATCTGAAAAGTATCAATGACGATGTGATAGACAGATACAACGATATGCTTATCGAAGCTATCAGTATATGAGAGGGAGGTAGAGTTTTTCCGCCAACGATGCTGGAGAAATTACGTCACGACGTAGCAGTAGCTACGTCACGACGTAACAACAACTACGTCCCGACGCAGTGACAGCTACGTCGTGACGCAGTTTCAGGAGCATCCTGCCCAAATCGGGTAGGAGGTAAATGTTACTCATAAGAGGCATTTACCTCCTACTTTCGCATTCACCGACCTCCCACACCACCGTACTTGCGGTTCCGCATACGGCGGTTCCTACTTTGGGTGCCATTCGAGATACGAACCCATCAGCGTGACATACCCTGTCTTACGAAGACTATCATTGCTGATAGCCATTTTCAAAATAGGACTGTCTGCTACACGCCAATACCCAAGACGGCTGTTGCCCCACATATAGGCTTGGTATTTATCTATACCACACCTTACAAGGTTGGCAATCCTCGTCTTGACTCTCTTCCAAGACTTCCATATACACATGCGTATTCGTCTGCGCAGCCATTTGTCCGTTTCAAGGAGCAGTTGCTTCAT of Segatella copri contains these proteins:
- a CDS encoding tyrosine-type recombinase/integrase gives rise to the protein MILRIEIPQELIRQDAEIVIKVNNRNNALGYVIENGSEHDALQIAKEDTNVCPMLSEYVRELTQRFYKNGKYRSADIYMCTLRSFMRFRKEKDLLISQLDSLIMEDYESYLRKNGLTLNTISFYMKRLRAIYNKALEQYGLEDRKPFAHSFTKNPPTAKRALTAENIHQIVAATTVTEEETLARDLFLFSFYTRGMSFVDIAFLEKGSIKDGQLIYKRKKTGKELRVAWRPCMQEIADRHPSLDGKHLLGIVNQNIVTDVRKQYHYRQCRVNKALQKFARRIGMPMKVTMYCARHSWATIAKEKNIPISVISDSMGHNSEKITRIYLKSINDDVIDRYNDMLIEAISI
- a CDS encoding DUF4988 domain-containing protein, with amino-acid sequence MKRKYFSALLMGALTIASVSTFTSCKDYDDDISNLQQQIDSNAKAIETIQNLIKGGGLVTGVTETSDGITVKLSDGKSVTISNGKDGAPGTAWTIGADGYWYENGKKTDNLARGPQGEKGEKGDQV
- a CDS encoding IS3 family transposase, encoding MLSHEYPVKDICKMMGVSRSGYYKWLRREPSSREINREFMVGVVEDIHSEHPTHGYRWVAAYIRINLQLSISDNFSYKCFQYLGIQSQTRHKIHYKPRKVKDKYPNLIYSTWDTVDRPRQVIVSDMTVIKYSWFFFELTMYFDVFTKEILTWHVAERRGHRDQYIDGLNDVINLLKGTDEPTVLHTDQGSVYASLAYNELIKDTLIVRSMSRAGKPTDNPVNESLNGWIKEELFIDFKIETCNSREEFEEALDAYVDYYNEKRPCCAIGYDTPNNYRKRFYKGELPRKDTFGKREANATPKFVTERKKMAGNEKNKE
- a CDS encoding Abi family protein, with amino-acid sequence MSTLRLYTKQALSISEQIELLKSRGLNIADSSKTAKFLGEVSYFRFVQYLRPMEADKTSHQFKLNSRFEDAVALYNFDMELRDLMFKAIHRLEIALRTKIIQEFSLEHGPFWFFDTSLADDEHKFIENMNSIDRELQRSKEDFIKEHRRNYDKPIFPPAWKTLELASFGTLSKLYYNFCDKKLKKRVARQFNLPQHEVLESWMRSVTVLRNCCAHHSRLWNRYLSTAPQMSASLRGAWVNIEGVDANKVYAIACCIAYWLDSMGYGLDFKNKLKSLLASYSQVDPTAMGFPENWISEPLWR
- a CDS encoding helix-turn-helix domain-containing protein, encoding MAKHLNPLEKEFLIRKFKGNSKVKLGDFCRANNVSETSFKKWLKQYEEAGIEGLARADAEIGNILPEGIDKTKEGYKREILRLRIENERLKKKYLVRQNEDGQTEYVRLKMKSSK